In Turicibacter sanguinis, a genomic segment contains:
- a CDS encoding IS1595 family transposase — translation MPKAVILALLKRVASNDLPEILVEVEKGIFKSDLSKLQNEIQETRYSSGQYKCPFCHDDHIVKNGKAKGNQRYLCRNCGKSFSQQTQTPTAYSKKETKVWIDYIECMIKGYSLRRCAWECNINLATAFFWRHKILDALSSFMGAGEVDGLVEADECYLRYSYKGNHSKSKRFTMPRPPRKRGGESVGKRGLSSEQVCIGTALDRTGNILIGMIGTGRVKYDNLKRFFEGRIASHSILCTDSAHGYGKLAKELDLEHKAVPSGKYMKGIYHIQHINAFHSNFKAFLQKFRGVSTKHLYSYLMWFKWIELFKDEKELLKIQKAYVQSQASYCVVSNEMIRERRANFIM, via the coding sequence ATGCCAAAAGCAGTTATTTTAGCACTTTTAAAGCGAGTAGCATCCAATGATTTACCAGAAATCTTAGTTGAAGTTGAAAAAGGAATCTTTAAATCCGATTTGTCTAAACTTCAAAATGAGATTCAAGAAACCAGGTACTCATCAGGGCAGTATAAATGCCCTTTTTGTCATGACGACCATATCGTAAAGAATGGTAAAGCAAAAGGAAATCAACGTTATCTCTGTCGCAACTGCGGAAAATCATTTAGCCAACAAACTCAAACACCAACTGCTTATTCAAAGAAAGAAACAAAAGTATGGATTGACTATATTGAATGTATGATTAAGGGATATAGCTTACGCCGTTGTGCATGGGAATGTAATATCAATCTCGCCACAGCCTTTTTTTGGCGACACAAAATTTTAGACGCTCTTAGCTCATTCATGGGAGCAGGAGAAGTTGATGGATTGGTTGAAGCGGACGAATGCTATCTCCGTTATAGCTACAAAGGAAATCATTCTAAAAGCAAACGGTTTACAATGCCAAGACCACCCCGTAAACGAGGTGGAGAGTCTGTTGGCAAGCGTGGATTATCAAGTGAACAGGTCTGTATTGGAACGGCATTAGATAGAACAGGTAATATTTTAATTGGAATGATAGGAACAGGACGAGTGAAATATGATAACCTAAAACGTTTCTTTGAAGGTCGTATTGCATCCCATTCTATTTTGTGTACGGATAGCGCTCATGGATATGGAAAATTAGCTAAAGAATTAGATTTAGAACATAAGGCAGTTCCATCAGGAAAATATATGAAAGGTATTTATCATATTCAACACATCAATGCTTTTCATAGTAATTTTAAAGCTTTCCTACAAAAGTTTAGAGGAGTATCAACTAAGCATCTATATAGTTATTTAATGTGGTTCAAGTGGATTGAGCTTTTTAAGGATGAAAAAGAACTTCTAAAAATTCAGAAAGCTTATGTGCAATCACAAGCAAGTTATTGTGTAGTATCTAATGAAATGATTCGAGAAAGAAGAGCTAATTTTATTATGTAA
- a CDS encoding DUF4825 domain-containing protein codes for MKKLLMLSMLLSFVLVGCGKPTNMTELLNYKGSFVGDNSAVGHIIELLPAHEYLDGFELQTSQEPYEVTINYKSFDEATVELEDGSTSKVALNEVLQGNSMIILSLVTNAEIVNFNIGDQETITFDRTTLSENYGNDLESISEDVSSLQNFINTYTVK; via the coding sequence ATGAAGAAGTTACTTATGCTTTCAATGTTGTTATCATTCGTTCTTGTCGGTTGTGGTAAACCAACTAATATGACTGAATTGTTAAATTACAAGGGGTCTTTCGTTGGTGATAATTCTGCTGTTGGTCATATTATAGAGCTATTGCCAGCTCATGAGTATTTAGATGGATTTGAATTACAAACAAGTCAAGAACCATATGAGGTGACGATTAATTACAAATCATTTGATGAGGCTACTGTTGAGTTAGAAGATGGTTCAACGTCAAAAGTTGCATTAAACGAGGTATTACAAGGAAACTCAATGATTATCTTATCTCTCGTTACAAATGCAGAAATTGTAAATTTTAATATCGGAGACCAAGAAACGATAACCTTTGATAGAACGACATTATCTGAAAATTATGGAAATGATTTAGAAAGTATTTCAGAAGATGTATCATCTTTACAAAATTTTATAAACACTTATACCGTTAAGTAA
- a CDS encoding 5'-nucleotidase: MEKVVVAISLSAIFKPKLKKIQTMTDQSDRIFVYHNANEVFDKGPLFSFIEQLLCANLSFVDVMIISDSPPEISDCIFESLAYYKLEIDNVILSNRTSILDYLAALKVDLFFSSDLNLVQETQKMNILAGLVSLGVTTTHEFKVALDHRLFAKEGMCDAFGKILPVFGFWQKLFANFKVALLTTRCYSVESWVKDLFKLSQCKVNEVCFLGMGGTEDVCRLFDLTVYIEGERQDSLIRTKPTPRILNIDF, encoded by the coding sequence ATGGAGAAAGTAGTGGTGGCAATTTCTTTAAGTGCGATATTTAAGCCTAAGTTAAAGAAAATTCAAACGATGACTGATCAGAGTGATCGTATTTTTGTGTATCATAATGCAAATGAGGTGTTTGATAAAGGTCCCCTTTTTTCTTTTATTGAGCAACTTTTATGCGCTAATCTATCGTTTGTTGACGTGATGATTATATCAGATAGTCCTCCTGAAATATCTGATTGTATTTTTGAAAGTTTAGCTTATTATAAGTTAGAAATTGATAATGTCATTTTATCTAATCGTACCTCGATTTTAGATTATTTAGCAGCTTTAAAGGTTGACTTATTTTTCTCTTCTGACTTAAATTTGGTTCAGGAGACCCAGAAGATGAATATTTTAGCTGGTTTAGTTTCTTTAGGAGTGACAACAACCCATGAGTTCAAGGTGGCGCTCGATCATCGGTTGTTTGCAAAAGAGGGAATGTGCGATGCCTTTGGAAAAATACTACCTGTATTTGGATTTTGGCAAAAGTTATTTGCTAACTTTAAGGTGGCTTTACTAACGACAAGGTGCTATAGTGTTGAATCTTGGGTGAAAGATTTATTTAAATTATCTCAATGTAAAGTTAATGAAGTCTGCTTTTTAGGTATGGGAGGGACTGAAGATGTTTGCCGCCTTTTTGATCTTACGGTTTATATAGAGGGGGAGAGGCAAGATTCTTTGATACGGACGAAGCCAACTCCTCGTATTTTAAATATTGATTTTTAA
- a CDS encoding DUF1540 domain-containing protein: MSIKCGAHNCVHNDNQGNCYASVVNVRGAQATVTDETLCKSFADQGLVGDVEFGSEFSNTSHKATVNDIKCSACHCKHNDKNCCHADAVQINTDTASCDTFEK, encoded by the coding sequence ATGTCAATTAAATGTGGTGCGCATAATTGTGTGCATAATGATAATCAAGGAAATTGTTATGCAAGTGTTGTGAATGTTCGTGGCGCGCAAGCAACGGTAACGGATGAAACGTTATGTAAAAGTTTTGCTGATCAAGGGCTTGTTGGTGATGTTGAATTTGGATCAGAGTTTAGTAATACGTCACACAAAGCGACAGTTAATGATATTAAATGCAGTGCATGTCATTGTAAACATAACGATAAAAATTGTTGTCATGCTGATGCCGTACAAATTAATACAGATACAGCAAGTTGCGATACATTTGAAAAATAG